One part of the Rutidosis leptorrhynchoides isolate AG116_Rl617_1_P2 chromosome 1, CSIRO_AGI_Rlap_v1, whole genome shotgun sequence genome encodes these proteins:
- the LOC139894610 gene encoding uncharacterized protein, with protein MKIMSYNIRSFGLGKNSKFGALKKLILKEKPSFFALQETKLESVDDRWVNLIWGSLNCNFIQQDKIGKSGGQLLIWDSSLFEATDVIKFDRVIGVRGKWKDNGSILNVLNIYGPHDERGKQSLWDSLSNVINSNNEAWVLCGDFNEVRTPEERLNCVFVENRAKKFNEFIQANNLLEIPMGGRSFTRVCDNGIKFSKLDRFLVSEPFLLLWRNLTAVVMERTDSDHCPISLSDDERNFGPKLVKVFDAWLDNNDAELLIQNTWAACSPPGPRRDRQFLSKLKMVKAALIQWSSQQFGSLDSEIDDLKTKAQALELKA; from the coding sequence ATGAAGATTATGTCATACAACATTAGATCTTTCGGGTTAGGAAAAAATAGTAAATTTGGGGCCTTGAAGAAATTGATTCTGAAGGAAAAACCTTCTTTTTTCGCCCTACAAGAAACAAAACTTGAATCAGTCGATGATAGGTGGGTTAATTTAATTTGGGGTTCTTTAAACTGCAACTTTATTCAGCAAGACAAAATTGGTAAATCGGGAGGACAATTACTAATTTGGGATTCGAGTCTTTTTGAAGCGACTGATGTAATAAAATTCGATAGAGTTATTGGTGTTCGCGGTAAATGGAAAGACAACGGTTCCATCCTAAATGTCCTAAATATTTATGGACCTCACGATGAGAGAGGTAAACAGAGTTTGTGGGATTCTTTGTCAAACGTAATTAATAGCAACAATGAGGCTTGGGTTTTATGCGGTGACTTCAATGAGGTAAGAACTCCCGAGGAACGACTTAATTGTGTTTTTGTTGAGAACAGGGCAAAAAAGTTTAACGAGTTCATACAAGCTAATAATCTGTTAGAAATCCCCATGGGAGGTCGTAGCTTTACacgtgtttgtgataatggaataaaaTTTAGTAAGCTTGATCGCTTTCTTGTCTCCGAACCATTCTTATTGCTCTGGAGAAATTTAACTGCTGTGGTTATGGAGAGAACCGACTCAGATCACTGCCCTATTTCACTCTCTGACGATGAGAGAAACTTTGGTCCAAAACTCGTGAAGGTTTTCGATGCTTGGCTTGATAATAATGATGCGGAATTGTTAATCCAGAATACTTGGGCAGCTTGTTCACCCCCAGGCCCACGTAGAGATCGTCAATTCCTTTCGAAACTTAAGATGGTAAAAGCAGCACTTATACAGTGGAGTTCACAGCAGTTTGGTTCATTAGATAGCGAGATTGATGACCTCAAAACTAAGGCACAAGCTTTAGAATTAAAGGCATAA
- the LOC139894616 gene encoding uncharacterized protein → MLAKWWARLNENKNVLWKSIVLNSFGPSFRGKLMFETANVNIQNLSPLWNDIVSLKDDNCMEPILGNGTWKWKVGNGSKTLFWLDSWLCSMPLYLKYPSLFRFSHYQNETVCFFQFHDSTYNNGWFIYVDFPLQSFDSSEFDLMMDELRNVVLIEDKDDVMFWVPALDGCYSVSDGVRLLVNDNADSIPEWANLIWYNPIPSKVLIFHWLSIQGCIPVKKVLLQRDILQDGQNASCFWCFNTLESVNHLLLHCPWATLIWAEVFRWWNITWVMPSSLASFSYSWGSGMGIKAGKLCRLIGPVTIWLIWLARNNALFNNDFTCWSVIAKQIKIKSFEWATNARFCYSHQFYIWESNPWALL, encoded by the coding sequence ATGCTAGCGAAATGGTGGGCTAGGTTGAACGAAAATAAGAATGTTCTTTGGAAATCAATCGTTCTTAATTCTTTCGGTCCATCTTTTAGAGGCAAATTAATGTTCGAAACTGCTAATGTTAATATTCAAAATTTGTCACCTTTATGGAATGACATCGTCTCTTTAAAAGATGACAATTGTATGGAGCCTATCTTGGGTAACGGAACATGGAAGTGGAAGGTTGGCAATGGGTCAAAAACGTTATTTTGGCTAGATTCTTGGTTATGTTCCATGCCTTTATACCTCAAATACCCTTCTCTGTTTCGATTTAGCCATTACCAAAATGAAACAGTATGCTTTTTTCAATTTCATGACTCGACATATAATAACGGTTGGTTTATTTACGTAGACTTTCCTCTTCAATCATTTGACTCATCCGAGTTTGATCTTATGATGGATGAGTTGCGAAACGTTGTTTTGATTGAAGACAAAGACGACGTCATGTTTTGGGTTCCGGCTTTGGACGGTTGTTATTCGGTTTCGGATGGTGTTCGATTACTAGTCAATGATAATGCCGATTCCATTCCGGAATGGGCAAACTTAATTTGGTATAATCCTATCCCTTCTAAAGTCCTTATTTTTCATTGGCTATCGATTCAAGGCTGCATTCCGGTAAAGAAAGTTCTTCTTCAAAGAGATATATTGCAAGATGGCCaaaatgcttcttgtttttggtgtTTTAATACGCTTGAATCGGTAAATCATTTACTTTTGCATTGTCCTTGGGCCACGTTAATTTGGGCGGAAGTTTTTCGATGGTGGAACATTACTTGGGTTATGCCTTCTTCTCTCGCGTCCTTTTCCTATTCTTGGGGTTCCGGCATGGGCATTAAAGCCGGTAAATTATGTCGTTTAATCGGTCCGGTTACAATTTGGCTCATTTGGCTTGCAAGAAATAATGCTCTCTTTAATAATGATTTTACATGTTGGTCCGTTATAGCAAAACAAATCAAGATCAAGTCATTTGAATGGGCAACGAATGCGAGGTTTTGTTACTCACATCAATTCTACATTTGGGAGTCTAATCCATGGGCATTATTGTAA